One window of the Zea mays cultivar B73 chromosome 3, Zm-B73-REFERENCE-NAM-5.0, whole genome shotgun sequence genome contains the following:
- the LOC103651607 gene encoding SCY1-like protein 2, which produces MALNMKTLTQALAKASAVIEKTVSTTVQEVTGPRPLQDYELLDQAGSGGPGLAWRIYTARPRDGAPSAPYPVVSVWVLDKRALAEARARAGLSKAAEDAFLDLVRADAARLVRLRHPGVLHVVQALDETKAAMAMATEPVFASVANALGCLDNVGKVPKELKGMEMGLLEIKHGLLQVAETLDFLHNNAHLAHRAISPETVFITSNGSWKLGGFGFALSVDQATGGLTSSQLFHYSDYDVEDTALPLQPSLNYTAPELVRSGDSKVGSACDMFSFGCLAYHLVARRPLLDCHNNVKMYMNALTYLTSEAFSNIPSDLVSDLQRMISMDAVSRPSAVAFTGSSFFRDDTRLRALRFLDHLLERDNMQKTEFLKALSDMWKDFDSRVLRYKVLPPLCAELRNMVMQPMILPMVLTIAESQDKGDFELATLPALVPVFTSASGETLLLLVKHADLIINKATQEHLISHILPMLVRAYDDNDPRLQEEVLRRTVSLSRQLDTKLVKQAVLPRVHGLALKTTVAAVRVNALRCLGDLVPSLDKEGILGILETVRRCTAVDHTAPTLMCTLGVANAIYKQCGVEFAAEYVIPLIFPLLTAHQLNVQQFAKYMLFVKDITSKIEEKRGVTVTDNGNTEVKASPSLANGIHSEPMPGQIPAAKSSPPWDEDWGPSKKTGVPSLSVDSSAQTKQPSVHPFDFSTQTKQSTPLPFDLSTRAKQPSLVSHATAATIPPAQPQPVQSLVPSSGPQTSGSCAPVDIEWPPRRSSSSDFNASLSISKENESGRLSSDGLDDIDPFADWPPKPSNVTSITATEHRPSINQNISGFSSGNIGFGGSGNSIGQAKSNQMSWSNTPNLMGMNSTGSYLNQGSAALGFGNPIGGLSTGLSNPSSSSTGLSMMQPKSDFGSLSMSANNAANGPPRLAPPPSTSVGRGRGRNQGQSALSRASRPPHSNSSSGQQPILDLL; this is translated from the exons ATGGCGCTCAACATGAAGACCCTGACGCAGGCGCTGGCGAAGGCGTCGGCTGTCATCGAGAAGACGGTGTCCACGACGGTGCAGGAGGTGACGGGCCCGCGCCCGCTGCAGGACTACGAGCTGCTGGACCAGGCCGGGTCCGGCGGGCCGGGACTCGCGTGGCGGATCTACACGGCGCGACCGCGGGACGGCGCCCCCTCGGCGCCCTACCCCGTCGTCTCCGTCTGGGTGCTCGACAAGCGCGCCCTCGCCGAGGCacgggcgcgggcggggctgtCGAAGGCGGCCGAGGACGCCTTCCTCGACCTCGTCCGCGCCGACGCGGCGCGGCTCGTGCGCCTGCGCCACCCGGGCGTGCTCCACGTTGTGCAGGCGCTTGACGAGACCAAGGCCGCCATGGCCATGGCCACTGAGCCCGTCTTCGCCTCCGTAGCTAACGCGCTCGGGTGCCTTGACAACGTCGGCAAGGTGCCCAAGGAGCTCAAGGGCATG GAAATGGGACTACTTGAGATTAAACATGGACTGCTACAAGTTGCAGAGACGTTAGATTTTCTTCATAACAATGCTCATCTTGCCCATCGAGCTATATCGCCTGAG ACGGTCTTTATAACTTCTAACGGATCTTGGAAGCTTGGTGGGTTTGGTTTTGCTCTTTCAGTTGATCAAGCCACAGGTGGTTTGACTTCATCACAGCTATTCCATTATTCG GACTATGATGTCGAGGATACAGCTTTGCCTCTTCAACCGTCGTTGAACTATACTGCACCAGAATTGGTTCGAAGTGGAGATTCTAAAGTTGGCTCTGCTTGTGACATGTTTAGCTTTGGATGTCTAGCTTACCATCTGGTTGCTCGTAGACCACTTCTGGACTGCCATAACAATGTTAAAATG TACATGAATGCCTTGACATATTTAACAAGTGAAGCCTTTTCTAATATTCCTTCTGATTTGGTATCGGATTTGCAAAGGATGATATCGATGGATGCAGTATCGCGTCCTAGTGCTGTGGCCTTTACAG GTTCTTCTTTCTTCCGGGATGATACGAGGTTGCGCGCTCTTCGTTTCCTTGACCATTTGCTT GAGAGAGATAATATGCAGAAGACAGAGTTTTTGAAGGCATTATCAGATATGTGGAAGGATTTTGATTCCCGAGTTCTTCGATATAAA GTTCTTCCTCCTCTTTGTGCTGAGTTACGCAACATGGTTATGCAGCCAATGATTTTGCCTATGGTTCTAACAATAGCAGAATCTCAG GATAAAGGGGATTTTGAACTTGCAACACTGCCTGCGCTTGTTCCAGTGTTTACTTCAGCATCAGGTGAAACTCTACTTTTGCTTGTGAAGCATGCAGATCTCATCATTAACAAG GCCACACAGGAACATTTGATATCACATATTCTTCCAATGCTGGTTCGGGCTTATGATGACAATGATCCCCGGTTACAGGAAGAAGTTCTGCGTCGAACAGTATCACTGTCTCGTCAACTTGACACCAAG CTAGTCAAACAGGCTGTGCTTCCTCGTGTACATGGATTAGCTCTAAAGACGACAGTTGCCGCG GTGCGCGTGAATGCGTTGCGCTGTTTAGGAGATCTTGTGCCATCCCTGGACAAAGAAGGTATATTGGGTATCTTGGAGACGGTTCGGCGTTGCACAGCTGTTGACCATACTGCGCCAACTCTTATGTGCACACTTGGTGTTGCTAATGCAATCTATAAACAA TGCGGTGTGGAGTTTGCTGCGGAATATGTGATTCCTCTCATCTTCCCATTACTCACAGCACATCAACTGAATGTACAACAATTTGCCAAGTATATGCTATTTGTCAAGGACATTACAAG CAAGATCGAAGAGAAGCGTGGTGTGACTGTTACAGATAATGGGAACACAGAGGTAAAAGCATCACCTTCATTGGCAAACGGGATCCATTCTGAACCTATGCCAGGACAAATACCAGCTGCAAAGAGCAGCCCTCCATGGGATGAAGACTGGGGTCCTTCTAAGAAAACCGGTGTTCCATCTCTCTCAGTTGATTCTAGTGCACAGACAAAGCAACCCTCAGTACACCCTTTTGACTTCAGTACTCAAACAAAGCAATCCACACCACTCCCCTTTGATTTGAGCACCCGAGCAAAGCAGCCATCATTAGTTTCTCATGCTACAGCAGCTACAATCCCACCTGCGCAACCACAACCAGTACAATCTCTTGTGCCCAGTTCAGGACCTCAAACTTCTGGCTCATGTGCCCCTGTTGACATTGAGTGGCCTCCTCGAAGAAGCTCGTCATCCGACTTCAATGCATCCTTGTCTATTAGCAAGGAGAATGAATCTGGAAGGCTATCTAGCGACGGACTTGACGATATTGATCCTTTTGCTGATTGGCCCCCAAAACCTAGCAATGTTACTAGCATTACAGCAACCGAGCATCGTCCAAGCATAAATCAAAATATTTCTGGATTTAGCTCAGGTAACATAGGGTTTGGTGGCAGCGGGAATTCTATAGGGCAAGCGAAAAGCAACCAAATGAGCTGGTCAAACACGCCTAATCTGATGGGCATGAACTCAACTGGCAGCTATTTGAATCAGGGCAGTGCAGCTCTAGGTTTTGGAAATCCAATTGGAGGATTGAGCACTGGCCTCTCCAATCCAAGCAGTTCCAGTACAGGCCTGAGCATGATGCAACCAAAATCTGATTTTGGATCACTGTCCATGTCTGCCAATAATGCCGCAAATGGCCCACCCAGACTTGCCCCTCCTCCATCTACTTCAGTTGGAAGAGGgcgtggtagaaatcaaggacaaTCAGCACTCTCCCGAGCATCAAGGCCTCCTCATTCGAACTCGTCATCAGGACAACAACCTATCCTGGATTTACTTTAG